The nucleotide window TAAGCTGTCGACCGTGCGTGATGCGCTGGCCGAATTGGGCGTCCAGAATTTGACGATCAGCGATGCGACCGGCTATGGCCGCCAGCGTGGTCAACGTCCCAGTTTTCGTGGCAACGAATACAAGGTCGACCTGCTGAGGAAAATCATTCTGGAAATGGTCGTCAGCGATCAAGAC belongs to Crateriforma spongiae and includes:
- a CDS encoding P-II family nitrogen regulator gives rise to the protein MHLIRAVIQPTKLSTVRDALAELGVQNLTISDATGYGRQRGQRPSFRGNEYKVDLLRKIILEMVVSDQDIESVLETLGKVAKTGTEGQIGDGKIFLMPIADSIDF